A stretch of DNA from Bacteroidales bacterium:
CCACTTCAAGTCCGTCGCTTTTGGCCCGGGCGATGTAACCGGTTATTTTGTTAAATGCGGGCTCGTCAATCACTGCGTTGATAAAATTCCGGAAGTCCTCCACAGTTCCCATTCTGAAAGATTTGAGGTCGGCAACTAAAAGCCTTTTCACTTCCGGCCACAACGACTGGGGAATATAAGCGCGCGAGGCTGCCGAGCATTTTTGCCCCTGGTACTCAAAAGCACCGCGTGATAAGGCTGTAGCTACCTGTGCAGGGTTGGCCGTATGGTGCACCATCACAAAGTCTTTGCCCCCTGTTTCGCCAACGATTTTGGGATAAGTATTGTGAATCATCACATTATCTCCAATCGCTTTCCACACTTTTTTAAACACCTCTGTGGAGCCGGTAAAATGTACTCCCACGAAATCGGGATGCTCCGACATCACTTTCCCACCCACCGGACCGTTCACGTTTACCATATTAATTACCCCATCGGGCAAACCGGCTTCCCTGAAAATTTCCATCAGGACGGCTGCTGAGTAAATCTGCGTGGCTGCTGGCTTCCATACTACCACATTACCCATGATGGCCGGAGATGAGGGAAGGTTCCCTGCAATGGAGGTGAAATTAAACGGTGTCATAGCATACACAAATCCTTCAAGCGGCCGGTACTCCATACGGTTCCAGACACCCTTCGAGGAGTTGGGCTGCTGTTTGTAAATCTCAGTCATGTACTGCACATTAAAGCGGAAAAAGTCAGCCATTTCACAGGCAGCGTCAATTTCGGCCTGGTAAATATTCTTTGACTGACCGAGCATGGTGGCTGCATTGATCTTTGCCCGGTACTTTCCGGCTACAAGGTCGGCTGCTTTAAGGAAAATGCTGGCCTTGTGCTGCCAGGGAAGCGCCTGCCACTTCTTTCGGGCAGCCAGCGCAGCATCAATGGATTGAATAACATGTTCGCGTTCGCCCTGGTAATAATATCCAAGCAGATGGCTGATCTCATGTGGCGCCCTGATCTCTCTTTTGTCCATAGTTCTCACCTCTTCACCACCTATAAACATAGGAATGTCAACTACTTTCGATTTCATTTCTTTCAGCATTGCTTTAACCTTCACTCTTTCGCTGCTGCCTGGAGCATAATTCAATACCGGTTCGTTGAATGCTTTGGGTACTTCAAAAAATCCATGTGGCATAATTTTGCTATTTATTTGATTTATAATTAATTACTAAACAATTTCAAAAGAAGGTAATCAACTGCAAAATTAGATCATTTGATCTAGCAAGAAAGCTTCAAATGACCCCGATGTTCATAAAATTAGTTAAAGCAGGGGATTTAGGGTTGTTTAAAGAGGGTAGGGGAGCGACGGTTTGCAAATCTCCGTTCATTTGTAAATGGCAATGATTCACTTCTCTCTATCTACAAGTTATTGACTCAAAGTGGATGGAATTGCCAAATACTTTTATTTTTGCAGGTAAATTCTTATTTTATCATCATCGAATTCATCGCATAATCGAAATAAATAATTGATAATCAAAACATTTTGACATGAAAAAAATGATCTATGCTCTCCTGGCATTCAGCTTAATCATCTCAGGCTGCGGGCAGACTACAAGCAATAAAGTTAAAGCACCAGTAAGTAAAGTAACACACCCGGAATGGTCCCAAAACGCCAACATCTACGAAGTCAACCTGCGCCAGTACACCGAAGAAGGCACCCTTGGCAGCTTCATCAAACATATGCCCCGGTTAAGAAATATGGGGGTCGATATTCTCTGGTTCATGCCGATTCATCCGATCGGTGAACTGAACCGCAAAGGCACACTGGGAAGCTATTACTCAGTACAGGATTACAAACAGGTGAATACTGAATTTGGCAGTATTGAAGAGTTTCAGATGGTAGTAAAACTTGCCCATGAATTGGGGATGTATGTCATTATCGACTGGGTCGCCAACCACACCGCATGGGATCATGACTGGGTGACCCGCCACCCCGACTGGTACGCGAAAAACGAAAAAGGGGAAATGTTTTACCCGGCTGACTGGAAAGATGTGGTACAATTGGATTATAACAACATGGAGATGCGCGATGCGATGATCGACGCACTCAAATTCTGGATCACCGAAGCTGATATTGACGGCTATCGTTGCGATGTGGCATCCATGGTTCCCACTGATTTTTGGGAAAATGCACGCATGGAACTCGACAAAATAAAGCCGGTGTTTTTGCTCGCTGAAGCGGATAAGGAAGAATTGCTGATGAATGCTTTCGACATGGATTATGGTTGGAAACTTCACCACATCGCCAATGAGATTGCTCAGGGAAAAGCCAATGCCAACGATTTACAAAGGTATTTTGATGATCTCGACATTACATTCCCTCAGGGCGCTTACCGCATGAACTTTACCTCCAACCATGACGAAAATACCTGGAAAGGCACTGAATTTGAACGACTGGGAGATGCCGCTCAAACATTCTTTGTTTTGATGGCCACCGTCCCCGGAATGCCTCTGATTTACACCGGTCAGGAGGCAGCAATGGACAAAAGACTCAATTTCTTTGAAAAAGATGTGGTAGATTGGAAGGATATACCACTACTACAATTCTACCGGACTTTGCTCAACCTGAAGAAGAGAAGCCAGGCGCTCTGGAATGGC
This window harbors:
- the pruA gene encoding L-glutamate gamma-semialdehyde dehydrogenase — its product is MPHGFFEVPKAFNEPVLNYAPGSSERVKVKAMLKEMKSKVVDIPMFIGGEEVRTMDKREIRAPHEISHLLGYYYQGEREHVIQSIDAALAARKKWQALPWQHKASIFLKAADLVAGKYRAKINAATMLGQSKNIYQAEIDAACEMADFFRFNVQYMTEIYKQQPNSSKGVWNRMEYRPLEGFVYAMTPFNFTSIAGNLPSSPAIMGNVVVWKPAATQIYSAAVLMEIFREAGLPDGVINMVNVNGPVGGKVMSEHPDFVGVHFTGSTEVFKKVWKAIGDNVMIHNTYPKIVGETGGKDFVMVHHTANPAQVATALSRGAFEYQGQKCSAASRAYIPQSLWPEVKRLLVADLKSFRMGTVEDFRNFINAVIDEPAFNKITGYIARAKSDGLEVVAGGNYDKSVGYFIEPTVLRTEDPHYVTMQEEIFGPVLTVYVYDGAKFEETLDLVNKTSPYALTGSIFAHDRYAIETATKMLENAAGNFYINDKPTGAVVGQQPFGGARASGTNDKSGSYLNLLRWVSPRSIKETFDAPTDYRYPFMEEE
- a CDS encoding alpha-glucosidase C-terminal domain-containing protein, which translates into the protein MKKMIYALLAFSLIISGCGQTTSNKVKAPVSKVTHPEWSQNANIYEVNLRQYTEEGTLGSFIKHMPRLRNMGVDILWFMPIHPIGELNRKGTLGSYYSVQDYKQVNTEFGSIEEFQMVVKLAHELGMYVIIDWVANHTAWDHDWVTRHPDWYAKNEKGEMFYPADWKDVVQLDYNNMEMRDAMIDALKFWITEADIDGYRCDVASMVPTDFWENARMELDKIKPVFLLAEADKEELLMNAFDMDYGWKLHHIANEIAQGKANANDLQRYFDDLDITFPQGAYRMNFTSNHDENTWKGTEFERLGDAAQTFFVLMATVPGMPLIYTGQEAAMDKRLNFFEKDVVDWKDIPLLQFYRTLLNLKKRSQALWNGNAGGPIKRIYTHQDESVYAYTRSKENNTICVILNLSGKETSFQLQGEGYEAIYKNVFSGEAQPISKEQQLTLAPWEYLVLEK